The following proteins are encoded in a genomic region of Nymphalis io chromosome 8, ilAglIoxx1.1, whole genome shotgun sequence:
- the LOC126769965 gene encoding trafficking kinesin-binding protein milt isoform X2, protein MTKTYNDIEAVTRLLEEKEKDLELTARIGKELLAANGRLEARVTALEGELRGARDHITQLRHEISAKSDLLQILTNDTEESSPTEDQEAATAALLKRRTGALERENRSLREEAARLAAGADSAELAERQLLRDIAAQLSSANSETSVLSSELAEERQRSADLQQQLDSTNARLAVNERNLQQLTAEHEHTLRILEITRDNQNALASELADTKERYAEVSALLAEAQEQLRAARRRGEATRGLMPSVAAAAGLLPANLHREMHSSVYSELSLDSGIGDPVAQTSMQKVFETVQCASRWSGASLSGSDAETQSAYKPPNKPTFSDSFFEDTSDAESEDLYPGNTAVGVPGAPGAAELAAALRRLTPQEINSRRASLAASHALRQRRRNDRDLSEESAVWGAGAAGGLARFRTPHKLQIVKPMEGSLTLHTWAQLAKPTMSGLLEEQEGVGVRGSRSAQALGMRIYRLSDVEEDDDMPRLPHSSHIYTFTNSTVLHPNDGSLLGSNVSSVCNSAMSSLSSSVLGSAWSSRLTSRRSSAAVSPVLSRRDSFCTPPSRPHFTPTATPANSPLLGSPDSSPPPTPRPGDPPPSLHALIASGTSILRRRYLTSPASDGSPAPLALQTPGSLYTGLVHRSPMEQLTCLKRTLRSPAAAPPDRCDASYLPLGVPAHPGEGALDAATSTGCVSGASVTGRRARVRAPRPRTDLGTVGATPTTCPPTQSTPLGTLSTFLFGRKGGLL, encoded by the exons ATGACAAAAACCTACAATGACATTGAAGCGGTAACACGGCTCCTAGAAGAA AAAGAGAAAGATTTAGAGCTGACGGCGCGTATCGGCAAAGAGCTGCTGGCGGCCAACGGTCGGCTCGAAGCTCGCGTGACCGCGCTCGAAGGAGAGTTGCGAGGAGCTCGCGACCACATCACTCAGCTCCGGCACGAGATTAGTGCCAAGAGTGATCTCCTACAG ATTTTAACAAATGACACAGAGGAAAGCTCACCTACAGAGGATCAAGAAGCGGCGACGGCGGCCCTGTTGAAGCGCCGAACTGGCGCGCTGGAGCGAGAGAACCGCTCGCTCAGGGAGGAGGCCGCGCGCCTCGCCGCCGGCGCCGACTCCGCCGAGCTGGCCGAGCGGCAGCTGCTCAGGGACATCGCCGCGCAGCTCT CAAGTGCAAATTCTGAGACGAGTGTTCTGAGCTCGGAGTTGGCTGAGGAGCGACAGCGCTCGGCCGACCTCCAGCAGCAACTCGATAGCACCAACGCTAGACTAGCCGTCAATGAGAGAAACTTGCAGCAG TTAACCGCAGAACACGAACATACGCTTCGAATTTTAGAAATAACAAGAGATAACCAAAATGCTCTGGCTTCAGAATTGGCAGACACAAAG GAGCGGTACGCGGAGGTGTCGGCGCTGCTGGCGGAGGCGCAGGAGCAGCTtcgcgcggcgcggcggcgcggcgaGGCCACGCGCGGCCTCATGCCGTCCGTGGCGGCCGCGGCCGGCCTGCTGCCCGCCAACCTGCACCGCGAGATGCACTCCTCCGTCTACTCCGAGCTCAGTCTCGACTCCGGCATCGGGGATCCTGTCGCTCA aaCGAGCATGCAGAAGGTTTTTGAGACGGTGCAGTGCGCCTCGCGTTGGTCGGGTGCATCCTTATCCGGCTCGGACGCGGAGACGCAATCCGCTTACAAGCCACCCAATAAACCGACGTTCTCGGACTCCTTCTTCGAAGATACATCCGACGCTGAGTCCGAAGATTTGTATCC CGGCAACACGGCGGTGGGCGTGCCCGGCGCGCCCGGCGCGGCCGAGCTGGCGGCCGCGCTGCGCCGCCTCACGCCGCAGGAGATCAACTCGCGCCGCGCCTCGCTCGCCGCCTCGCACGCCCTGAGGCAGCGCAGGCGGAATG ATAGGGACTTAAGTGAAGAGAGTGCAGTATGGGGCGCGGGTGCCGCAGGCGGCCTGGCGCGCTTTAGAACACCACACAAGCTTCAAATCGTCAAACCAATGGAAGGTTCTCTCACGCTGCATACTTGGGCTCAGCTAGCTAAGCCAACCATGTCAG gtTTACTAGAAGAACAAGAAGGCGTTGGAGTGAGAGGGTCGAGATCAGCACAAGCACTCGGTATGAGAATATACAGATTGTCGGATGTGGAAGAGGATGACGATATGCCCAGATTGCCGCATTCCAGTCATATATACACATTTACTAACAG TACGGTCTTACATCCAAACGATGGCAGCCTCCTAGGTAGCAACGTGAGCAGCGTTTGCAACAGCGCAATGAGCAGTTTATCTAGCAGCGTGCTCGGCAGCGCGTGGAGCTCACGCCTCACTTCTCGCCGCTCCTCAGCCGCAGTCTCGCCCGTGCTGTCCCGACGTGATTCATTCTGTACACCTCCCTCCCGCCCGCACTTTACGCCCACGGCCACGCCCGCCAACAGCCCTCTCCTCGGTTCACCAGACTCCTCTCCTCCTCCGACGCCTCGACCCGGTGATCCCCCACCTTCTCTTCATGCGCTCATTGCGAGCGGGACTTCGATACTCCGACGGCGCTATCTAACGTCGCCGGCTTCTGACGGCTCGCCAGCGCCTCTGGCTCTACAGACTCCTGGATCTCTCTACACCGGTTTAGTTCATCGCAGTCCAATGGAACAGTTAACGTGCCTCAAGCGGACGCTTAGATCGCCGGCGGCGGCACCGCCCGATCGATGTGACGCATCATATTTACCACTGGGTGTACCGGCGCATCCCGGCGAAGGTGCGTTAGATGCGGCCACATCGACGGGATGCGTGTCCGGTGCGAGTGTGACCGGCAGACGGGCGCGTGTGCGAGCACCTCGCCCCCGCACTGACTTAGGAACGGTGGGTGCGACGCCAACGACATGTCCGCCCACCCAATCGACTCCCTTAGGCACCCTCAGTACCTTTCTTTTTGGACGAAAGGGTGGTTTGCTGTGA
- the LOC126769965 gene encoding trafficking kinesin-binding protein milt isoform X3, translating to MNGFTSNIDDIFTVLCSNRVSQMTKTYNDIEAVTRLLEEKEKDLELTARIGKELLAANGRLEARVTALEGELRGARDHITQLRHEISAKSDLLQILTNDTEESSPTEDQEAATAALLKRRTGALERENRSLREEAARLAAGADSAELAERQLLRDIAAQLSSANSETSVLSSELAEERQRSADLQQQLDSTNARLAVNERNLQQLTAEHEHTLRILEITRDNQNALASELADTKERYAEVSALLAEAQEQLRAARRRGEATRGLMPSVAAAAGLLPANLHREMHSSVYSELSLDSGIGDPVAQTSMQKVFETVQCASRWSGASLSGSDAETQSAYKPPNKPTFSDSFFEDTSDAESEDLYPGNTAVGVPGAPGAAELAAALRRLTPQEINSRRASLAASHALRQRRRNDRDLSEESAVWGAGAAGGLARFRTPHKLQIVKPMEGSLTLHTWAQLAKPTMSGLLEEQEGVGVRGSRSAQALGMRIYRLSDVEEDDDMPRLPHSSHIYTFTNSTVLHPNDGSLLGSNVSSVCNSAMSSLSSSVLGSAWSSRLTSRRSSAAVSPVLSRRDSFCTPPSRPHFTPTATPANSPLLGSPDSSPPPTPRPGDPPPSLHALIASGTSILRRRYLTSPASDGSPAPLALQTPGSLYTGLVHRSPMEQLTCLKRTLRSPAAAPPDRCDASYLPLGVPAHPGEGALDAATSTGCVSGASVTGRRARVRAPRPRTDLGTVGATPTTCPPTQSTPLGTLSTFLFGRKGGLL from the exons ATGAACGGTTTTACTTCGAACATTGATGATATTTTTACGG TTCTATGCAGCAACAGGGTGAGCCAAATGACAAAAACCTACAATGACATTGAAGCGGTAACACGGCTCCTAGAAGAA AAAGAGAAAGATTTAGAGCTGACGGCGCGTATCGGCAAAGAGCTGCTGGCGGCCAACGGTCGGCTCGAAGCTCGCGTGACCGCGCTCGAAGGAGAGTTGCGAGGAGCTCGCGACCACATCACTCAGCTCCGGCACGAGATTAGTGCCAAGAGTGATCTCCTACAG ATTTTAACAAATGACACAGAGGAAAGCTCACCTACAGAGGATCAAGAAGCGGCGACGGCGGCCCTGTTGAAGCGCCGAACTGGCGCGCTGGAGCGAGAGAACCGCTCGCTCAGGGAGGAGGCCGCGCGCCTCGCCGCCGGCGCCGACTCCGCCGAGCTGGCCGAGCGGCAGCTGCTCAGGGACATCGCCGCGCAGCTCT CAAGTGCAAATTCTGAGACGAGTGTTCTGAGCTCGGAGTTGGCTGAGGAGCGACAGCGCTCGGCCGACCTCCAGCAGCAACTCGATAGCACCAACGCTAGACTAGCCGTCAATGAGAGAAACTTGCAGCAG TTAACCGCAGAACACGAACATACGCTTCGAATTTTAGAAATAACAAGAGATAACCAAAATGCTCTGGCTTCAGAATTGGCAGACACAAAG GAGCGGTACGCGGAGGTGTCGGCGCTGCTGGCGGAGGCGCAGGAGCAGCTtcgcgcggcgcggcggcgcggcgaGGCCACGCGCGGCCTCATGCCGTCCGTGGCGGCCGCGGCCGGCCTGCTGCCCGCCAACCTGCACCGCGAGATGCACTCCTCCGTCTACTCCGAGCTCAGTCTCGACTCCGGCATCGGGGATCCTGTCGCTCA aaCGAGCATGCAGAAGGTTTTTGAGACGGTGCAGTGCGCCTCGCGTTGGTCGGGTGCATCCTTATCCGGCTCGGACGCGGAGACGCAATCCGCTTACAAGCCACCCAATAAACCGACGTTCTCGGACTCCTTCTTCGAAGATACATCCGACGCTGAGTCCGAAGATTTGTATCC CGGCAACACGGCGGTGGGCGTGCCCGGCGCGCCCGGCGCGGCCGAGCTGGCGGCCGCGCTGCGCCGCCTCACGCCGCAGGAGATCAACTCGCGCCGCGCCTCGCTCGCCGCCTCGCACGCCCTGAGGCAGCGCAGGCGGAATG ATAGGGACTTAAGTGAAGAGAGTGCAGTATGGGGCGCGGGTGCCGCAGGCGGCCTGGCGCGCTTTAGAACACCACACAAGCTTCAAATCGTCAAACCAATGGAAGGTTCTCTCACGCTGCATACTTGGGCTCAGCTAGCTAAGCCAACCATGTCAG gtTTACTAGAAGAACAAGAAGGCGTTGGAGTGAGAGGGTCGAGATCAGCACAAGCACTCGGTATGAGAATATACAGATTGTCGGATGTGGAAGAGGATGACGATATGCCCAGATTGCCGCATTCCAGTCATATATACACATTTACTAACAG TACGGTCTTACATCCAAACGATGGCAGCCTCCTAGGTAGCAACGTGAGCAGCGTTTGCAACAGCGCAATGAGCAGTTTATCTAGCAGCGTGCTCGGCAGCGCGTGGAGCTCACGCCTCACTTCTCGCCGCTCCTCAGCCGCAGTCTCGCCCGTGCTGTCCCGACGTGATTCATTCTGTACACCTCCCTCCCGCCCGCACTTTACGCCCACGGCCACGCCCGCCAACAGCCCTCTCCTCGGTTCACCAGACTCCTCTCCTCCTCCGACGCCTCGACCCGGTGATCCCCCACCTTCTCTTCATGCGCTCATTGCGAGCGGGACTTCGATACTCCGACGGCGCTATCTAACGTCGCCGGCTTCTGACGGCTCGCCAGCGCCTCTGGCTCTACAGACTCCTGGATCTCTCTACACCGGTTTAGTTCATCGCAGTCCAATGGAACAGTTAACGTGCCTCAAGCGGACGCTTAGATCGCCGGCGGCGGCACCGCCCGATCGATGTGACGCATCATATTTACCACTGGGTGTACCGGCGCATCCCGGCGAAGGTGCGTTAGATGCGGCCACATCGACGGGATGCGTGTCCGGTGCGAGTGTGACCGGCAGACGGGCGCGTGTGCGAGCACCTCGCCCCCGCACTGACTTAGGAACGGTGGGTGCGACGCCAACGACATGTCCGCCCACCCAATCGACTCCCTTAGGCACCCTCAGTACCTTTCTTTTTGGACGAAAGGGTGGTTTGCTGTGA
- the LOC126769965 gene encoding trafficking kinesin-binding protein milt isoform X1, whose product MCTSKLLFCVSTGSGCVCVTMSERRSRPRPRRRNDLHDKQQDLLFAWSDELCNSEEVPEVEIVSLLQEHIPKYRLRADSLTQFGGYENQDWFIPSPALPVSPEDLALTPDQIRETLNYFLLCSNRVSQMTKTYNDIEAVTRLLEEKEKDLELTARIGKELLAANGRLEARVTALEGELRGARDHITQLRHEISAKSDLLQILTNDTEESSPTEDQEAATAALLKRRTGALERENRSLREEAARLAAGADSAELAERQLLRDIAAQLSSANSETSVLSSELAEERQRSADLQQQLDSTNARLAVNERNLQQLTAEHEHTLRILEITRDNQNALASELADTKERYAEVSALLAEAQEQLRAARRRGEATRGLMPSVAAAAGLLPANLHREMHSSVYSELSLDSGIGDPVAQTSMQKVFETVQCASRWSGASLSGSDAETQSAYKPPNKPTFSDSFFEDTSDAESEDLYPGNTAVGVPGAPGAAELAAALRRLTPQEINSRRASLAASHALRQRRRNDRDLSEESAVWGAGAAGGLARFRTPHKLQIVKPMEGSLTLHTWAQLAKPTMSGLLEEQEGVGVRGSRSAQALGMRIYRLSDVEEDDDMPRLPHSSHIYTFTNSTVLHPNDGSLLGSNVSSVCNSAMSSLSSSVLGSAWSSRLTSRRSSAAVSPVLSRRDSFCTPPSRPHFTPTATPANSPLLGSPDSSPPPTPRPGDPPPSLHALIASGTSILRRRYLTSPASDGSPAPLALQTPGSLYTGLVHRSPMEQLTCLKRTLRSPAAAPPDRCDASYLPLGVPAHPGEGALDAATSTGCVSGASVTGRRARVRAPRPRTDLGTVGATPTTCPPTQSTPLGTLSTFLFGRKGGLL is encoded by the exons GTTACGAAAATCAAGATTGGTTCATACCATCGCCGGCGCTGCCAGTCAGCCCGGAAGACCTCGCACTCACGCCTGACCAGATCAGGGAGACGCTCAATTATTTTC TTCTATGCAGCAACAGGGTGAGCCAAATGACAAAAACCTACAATGACATTGAAGCGGTAACACGGCTCCTAGAAGAA AAAGAGAAAGATTTAGAGCTGACGGCGCGTATCGGCAAAGAGCTGCTGGCGGCCAACGGTCGGCTCGAAGCTCGCGTGACCGCGCTCGAAGGAGAGTTGCGAGGAGCTCGCGACCACATCACTCAGCTCCGGCACGAGATTAGTGCCAAGAGTGATCTCCTACAG ATTTTAACAAATGACACAGAGGAAAGCTCACCTACAGAGGATCAAGAAGCGGCGACGGCGGCCCTGTTGAAGCGCCGAACTGGCGCGCTGGAGCGAGAGAACCGCTCGCTCAGGGAGGAGGCCGCGCGCCTCGCCGCCGGCGCCGACTCCGCCGAGCTGGCCGAGCGGCAGCTGCTCAGGGACATCGCCGCGCAGCTCT CAAGTGCAAATTCTGAGACGAGTGTTCTGAGCTCGGAGTTGGCTGAGGAGCGACAGCGCTCGGCCGACCTCCAGCAGCAACTCGATAGCACCAACGCTAGACTAGCCGTCAATGAGAGAAACTTGCAGCAG TTAACCGCAGAACACGAACATACGCTTCGAATTTTAGAAATAACAAGAGATAACCAAAATGCTCTGGCTTCAGAATTGGCAGACACAAAG GAGCGGTACGCGGAGGTGTCGGCGCTGCTGGCGGAGGCGCAGGAGCAGCTtcgcgcggcgcggcggcgcggcgaGGCCACGCGCGGCCTCATGCCGTCCGTGGCGGCCGCGGCCGGCCTGCTGCCCGCCAACCTGCACCGCGAGATGCACTCCTCCGTCTACTCCGAGCTCAGTCTCGACTCCGGCATCGGGGATCCTGTCGCTCA aaCGAGCATGCAGAAGGTTTTTGAGACGGTGCAGTGCGCCTCGCGTTGGTCGGGTGCATCCTTATCCGGCTCGGACGCGGAGACGCAATCCGCTTACAAGCCACCCAATAAACCGACGTTCTCGGACTCCTTCTTCGAAGATACATCCGACGCTGAGTCCGAAGATTTGTATCC CGGCAACACGGCGGTGGGCGTGCCCGGCGCGCCCGGCGCGGCCGAGCTGGCGGCCGCGCTGCGCCGCCTCACGCCGCAGGAGATCAACTCGCGCCGCGCCTCGCTCGCCGCCTCGCACGCCCTGAGGCAGCGCAGGCGGAATG ATAGGGACTTAAGTGAAGAGAGTGCAGTATGGGGCGCGGGTGCCGCAGGCGGCCTGGCGCGCTTTAGAACACCACACAAGCTTCAAATCGTCAAACCAATGGAAGGTTCTCTCACGCTGCATACTTGGGCTCAGCTAGCTAAGCCAACCATGTCAG gtTTACTAGAAGAACAAGAAGGCGTTGGAGTGAGAGGGTCGAGATCAGCACAAGCACTCGGTATGAGAATATACAGATTGTCGGATGTGGAAGAGGATGACGATATGCCCAGATTGCCGCATTCCAGTCATATATACACATTTACTAACAG TACGGTCTTACATCCAAACGATGGCAGCCTCCTAGGTAGCAACGTGAGCAGCGTTTGCAACAGCGCAATGAGCAGTTTATCTAGCAGCGTGCTCGGCAGCGCGTGGAGCTCACGCCTCACTTCTCGCCGCTCCTCAGCCGCAGTCTCGCCCGTGCTGTCCCGACGTGATTCATTCTGTACACCTCCCTCCCGCCCGCACTTTACGCCCACGGCCACGCCCGCCAACAGCCCTCTCCTCGGTTCACCAGACTCCTCTCCTCCTCCGACGCCTCGACCCGGTGATCCCCCACCTTCTCTTCATGCGCTCATTGCGAGCGGGACTTCGATACTCCGACGGCGCTATCTAACGTCGCCGGCTTCTGACGGCTCGCCAGCGCCTCTGGCTCTACAGACTCCTGGATCTCTCTACACCGGTTTAGTTCATCGCAGTCCAATGGAACAGTTAACGTGCCTCAAGCGGACGCTTAGATCGCCGGCGGCGGCACCGCCCGATCGATGTGACGCATCATATTTACCACTGGGTGTACCGGCGCATCCCGGCGAAGGTGCGTTAGATGCGGCCACATCGACGGGATGCGTGTCCGGTGCGAGTGTGACCGGCAGACGGGCGCGTGTGCGAGCACCTCGCCCCCGCACTGACTTAGGAACGGTGGGTGCGACGCCAACGACATGTCCGCCCACCCAATCGACTCCCTTAGGCACCCTCAGTACCTTTCTTTTTGGACGAAAGGGTGGTTTGCTGTGA